In a genomic window of Virgibacillus sp. SK37:
- a CDS encoding YqzK family protein, with protein MKQIIGEILKVFIIFTACTFLFYFGLRYMHDEYEQIHRYDPPEGPAVKVSNTEDRFIDRLNIFFRLGE; from the coding sequence ATGAAACAGATTATTGGTGAGATACTAAAAGTTTTTATCATTTTTACTGCCTGCACTTTTTTATTTTATTTTGGGTTACGTTATATGCACGACGAGTATGAACAAATTCATCGGTATGATCCGCCTGAAGGTCCAGCTGTAAAGGTATCAAACACAGAAGATCGGTTTATTGACCGTTTGAATATTTTCTTTCGTTTAGGAGAATAG
- the spoIIM gene encoding stage II sporulation protein M, whose product MYKNKSLMVVDHVKENATVYLFMIILFLTGIVFGAILVNSMNFIQKQELFFYLERFFGQITGQQNIKNVDILKSSFLYHSKYLLLLFVLGLSVIGLPIVWVLLFIKGLVVGFSIGFIVNQLGFDGLLLAALSIAPQNIIIIPIYITAGSLAMIFSLKLLNKLFARRISQPVFQPFGRYLITFAFLLVFSFVAALLEAYVANETMELLIKSFY is encoded by the coding sequence ATGTATAAAAATAAATCTCTCATGGTAGTAGATCATGTCAAAGAAAATGCCACTGTTTATCTGTTTATGATTATTTTGTTTCTTACCGGAATCGTTTTCGGAGCTATCCTGGTTAATAGTATGAATTTCATTCAAAAGCAGGAATTGTTTTTTTATTTAGAGCGTTTTTTTGGCCAAATAACTGGGCAACAAAATATTAAAAATGTAGATATATTAAAAAGCAGTTTTTTATATCACAGTAAGTACTTACTCTTATTATTTGTATTGGGTTTATCTGTTATCGGGTTACCAATTGTTTGGGTGCTGCTGTTTATTAAAGGGCTTGTAGTGGGATTTTCGATTGGCTTTATTGTTAACCAACTGGGATTTGATGGGCTCTTATTAGCAGCTTTATCAATTGCACCTCAAAATATTATAATTATTCCAATCTATATTACTGCGGGCAGCTTGGCGATGATATTTTCGCTCAAATTGTTAAATAAGCTATTTGCGCGTAGAATTTCCCAACCTGTATTTCAACCTTTTGGAAGATATTTAATAACATTCGCTTTTCTTTTAGTATTTTCTTTTGTAGCTGCATTACTGGAAGCTTATGTGGCTAATGAAACAATGGAGCTCCTAATAAAATCATTTTACTAA
- a CDS encoding Fur family transcriptional regulator — protein sequence MEHRIDNIKKQLHAQSYKLTPQREATVRVLLEREEDHLSAEDIFLLVKEKAPEIGLATVYRTLELLSELKIVDKINFGDGVSRYDLRKEGAEHFHHHLVCIECGSVEEIVEDLLKDVEKIVENDWQFQVKDHRLTFHGVCKQCQKITIKS from the coding sequence ATGGAACATCGAATAGATAATATAAAGAAGCAGCTCCACGCGCAGAGTTATAAACTTACGCCACAGAGAGAAGCAACTGTTAGAGTGCTGCTGGAACGTGAAGAGGACCATTTAAGTGCTGAAGATATTTTTTTGTTGGTAAAAGAAAAGGCACCTGAAATAGGGTTGGCAACAGTTTACCGTACACTGGAATTATTATCTGAGTTAAAAATCGTGGATAAAATAAATTTCGGTGATGGCGTCTCTCGATATGATCTGCGAAAAGAAGGTGCCGAACATTTTCATCACCATCTAGTATGTATAGAATGTGGCTCAGTTGAGGAAATAGTGGAAGATTTATTAAAAGACGTAGAAAAAATCGTAGAAAATGATTGGCAGTTTCAGGTGAAAGATCATAGGCTTACTTTTCATGGAGTGTGCAAACAATGCCAAAAGATAACCATCAAATCTTAA
- a CDS encoding MBL fold metallo-hydrolase, with protein sequence MKLIDKNISQITIPTPFAVGDTHVYLLKGDTLSLVDVGVKTKEAWEALTSQLKQLNYTPNDIEQIILTHHHPDHIGLIEEFPRLKSVVGHKYINPFLIRNEGFIDNYIEFFRTCFHVNGVPDYFHSELDKERLAFEYFGRGELTEFIDQGQKLPGHEDWSVIETKGHAQSHLSFLREQDGIFIGGDHLLQHISPNPLIEPPHEGQNDRSKSLLQFRSNLIKCKELRIRTVLPGHGPIFSNVDEVVDHQLSRQEQRAGKVYQFLKKEPASPYQICKELFPKQYEKQIGLTMSETIGQLDYLENEGLVKNDLVNGQYVYEAK encoded by the coding sequence ATGAAGCTTATTGATAAGAATATTAGCCAAATCACCATTCCTACACCTTTTGCAGTTGGGGATACACATGTATATCTTTTGAAGGGAGATACGCTGTCATTGGTAGATGTGGGGGTAAAGACGAAGGAAGCTTGGGAAGCACTGACGAGTCAGTTAAAGCAATTAAACTATACACCAAATGACATTGAACAAATTATATTAACTCACCACCATCCTGACCATATAGGGTTAATTGAAGAATTTCCACGGCTGAAAAGTGTTGTTGGTCACAAGTATATAAACCCCTTTCTAATTAGGAATGAAGGATTCATTGACAATTATATTGAATTCTTTAGAACTTGCTTTCATGTAAACGGAGTACCTGACTATTTTCATTCTGAACTGGATAAGGAGCGGTTAGCCTTTGAGTATTTTGGCAGAGGAGAGTTAACTGAATTTATTGATCAAGGCCAAAAGCTACCAGGACATGAAGATTGGAGTGTAATTGAAACCAAGGGACATGCACAAAGTCATTTATCATTTCTAAGAGAACAAGATGGCATATTTATAGGAGGAGACCATTTGTTACAGCATATCTCTCCAAATCCACTCATTGAACCACCACATGAAGGGCAAAATGATCGTTCGAAATCCTTGCTGCAGTTTAGGTCTAATCTAATCAAATGTAAAGAGTTACGTATTCGGACTGTTTTGCCGGGTCATGGTCCAATATTTTCCAATGTAGATGAAGTAGTGGACCATCAATTATCGAGGCAGGAACAACGAGCAGGTAAAGTGTATCAATTTCTAAAAAAGGAGCCTGCTTCTCCTTATCAAATATGTAAGGAGCTTTTCCCAAAACAATATGAAAAGCAGATTGGTTTGACTATGTCAGAAACTATCGGACAGCTTGATTATTTAGAAAATGAAGGTTTAGTGAAAAATGACTTAGTTAATGGGCAATATGTTTATGAAGCAAAATAA
- a CDS encoding iron-sulfur cluster biosynthesis family protein, with the protein MKLEISPVAKKKLKEINKMNAPYLLLWYDTEGCGCGVNGIPMIRFINRLPNNYIEIENEEYKTVMEEQQATFFSDKMKLTVVNGMFRLTSPEGILNPFLPDRRVLNG; encoded by the coding sequence GTGAAACTAGAAATTAGTCCAGTAGCTAAGAAAAAACTTAAAGAAATAAATAAAATGAACGCTCCGTATTTATTGTTATGGTATGATACGGAAGGTTGTGGCTGCGGCGTTAATGGGATCCCAATGATCCGCTTTATTAATCGTCTCCCTAATAATTACATCGAGATAGAAAATGAGGAATATAAGACTGTAATGGAAGAGCAACAAGCGACATTTTTTTCTGATAAGATGAAATTGACTGTGGTGAACGGAATGTTTCGGTTAACAAGTCCCGAGGGTATATTAAATCCTTTTTTGCCGGATAGACGAGTTCTTAATGGATAA
- the namA gene encoding NADPH dehydrogenase NamA has protein sequence MMTKLFSPINFKKITLKNRIVMSPMCMYSCFNEDGMITPFHTTHYVSRAMGQIGLVMTEAAAVLPEGRISPQDLGIWNDEHIAGLSYLNDQIHQAGSKSAIQLAHAGRKAQVDTPIYSASALAFDASYKKPQQMTWQNIREVVSAFRDAAIRAVKANFDIIEIHAAHGYLINQFLSPLTNKRTDNYGGSRENRYRLLKEIVTDIKEVWEGPIFVRLSTDEYHEEGNALADILYFSKMLKEQGVDLIDCSSGGVIPAKIHTYPGYQLKRCEIIKQEADIKTGAVGLITTGLHAEEILQNERADLVFIGRALLRNPYWAKKAADEIDYEIEAPQQYKRGWF, from the coding sequence ATGATGACAAAATTGTTCTCACCGATTAATTTTAAAAAAATCACACTAAAAAACCGAATTGTTATGTCTCCTATGTGTATGTATTCCTGCTTCAATGAAGACGGCATGATCACACCCTTCCATACCACCCATTACGTATCAAGAGCGATGGGGCAAATAGGTTTAGTAATGACAGAAGCTGCTGCTGTGCTACCAGAGGGGCGTATTTCTCCCCAAGACTTAGGGATCTGGAATGATGAGCATATTGCAGGTTTATCCTATTTAAATGATCAAATTCACCAAGCTGGAAGTAAATCAGCTATACAGCTTGCACATGCTGGCAGGAAAGCACAAGTGGATACGCCAATATATTCAGCGTCAGCGTTGGCTTTTGATGCGTCATATAAGAAGCCACAGCAAATGACATGGCAAAATATTAGGGAAGTGGTATCTGCTTTCCGCGATGCTGCTATTAGAGCTGTTAAAGCTAATTTTGATATTATAGAAATACATGCTGCGCATGGATATCTAATTAATCAGTTTTTATCCCCCCTAACAAATAAAAGAACAGACAATTATGGTGGTAGTAGAGAGAATAGATATCGACTATTAAAAGAAATTGTCACAGATATAAAAGAAGTTTGGGAAGGTCCGATCTTTGTCAGACTTTCTACAGACGAATACCATGAGGAGGGAAACGCGCTTGCTGATATTTTATATTTTTCAAAAATGCTAAAAGAGCAAGGTGTTGATCTAATTGATTGTAGCTCAGGCGGTGTAATCCCTGCTAAAATTCATACATATCCAGGCTACCAATTAAAACGCTGTGAAATAATTAAACAAGAAGCAGATATAAAAACTGGTGCTGTCGGACTGATCACAACTGGTTTACATGCAGAGGAAATTCTTCAAAACGAACGTGCAGATCTTGTTTTTATTGGCCGAGCTTTACTTCGCAATCCATACTGGGCCAAAAAAGCTGCTGATGAAATCGATTATGAAATAGAAGCACCGCAACAATATAAGCGCGGTTGGTTTTAA
- the rnz gene encoding ribonuclease Z yields the protein MELIFLGTGAGLPSKERNVSSVALTLLQEQNNIWLFDCGEATQHQILRTSIKPKKINKIFITHLHGDHIFGLPGLLSSRSFQGGEELLTIYGPKGIKEYVNTSLELSCTHLTYPINVVELSEGKLYEDDQFVVETKQLDHGLPSFGFRIIEKDKPGELLVNKLKEIGVMPGPIYKQIKENSKVKLSNDQYIYRKDFIGEDKKGRIISILGDTRFTHVNSTFVKDSDVLVHEATFGEALQELAEKYYHSTTEQAAQLAKASNCTKLILTHLSSRYQSDDIENLLNEARRIFPNTEIADDFTHINI from the coding sequence ATGGAATTAATATTTCTTGGAACAGGTGCAGGGCTTCCCTCAAAAGAACGCAACGTCTCATCGGTTGCACTTACTTTATTACAGGAACAAAATAATATCTGGCTTTTTGATTGTGGCGAGGCTACACAGCATCAAATTCTGCGCACATCGATCAAACCTAAAAAAATAAATAAAATCTTCATTACACATTTACACGGTGACCATATTTTTGGTTTACCTGGCTTATTAAGCAGCAGGTCTTTTCAAGGTGGTGAGGAATTGCTCACTATCTATGGACCTAAGGGTATTAAAGAGTATGTCAACACATCCTTAGAGCTTAGCTGTACGCATCTTACCTATCCAATTAATGTAGTAGAGCTATCTGAGGGCAAGCTTTATGAGGATGATCAATTTGTTGTAGAAACAAAACAACTTGACCACGGTCTCCCAAGCTTTGGGTTCCGAATAATAGAAAAAGATAAACCCGGGGAATTGTTAGTGAACAAATTAAAAGAAATAGGTGTTATGCCAGGCCCCATTTATAAACAAATTAAAGAAAATAGTAAAGTAAAGCTTTCCAATGACCAATATATTTATCGTAAGGATTTTATAGGTGAAGATAAAAAAGGAAGAATTATTAGCATACTGGGGGACACCCGCTTTACACACGTTAATAGTACCTTTGTAAAGGATTCAGATGTATTGGTGCATGAAGCTACTTTTGGCGAAGCATTACAAGAACTTGCAGAAAAATACTATCACTCCACTACCGAACAAGCAGCACAGCTTGCTAAAGCCAGTAATTGTACAAAACTAATATTAACTCATCTTTCATCTCGTTATCAATCGGACGATATTGAGAATTTGCTTAATGAAGCCAGGAGAATATTCCCTAATACGGAAATAGCTGATGATTTTACTCATATAAATATATAG
- a CDS encoding endonuclease Q family protein, whose product MLTTYFADMHIHVGRDIYGKPVKITGSKSLTLTNILKESSRNKGIDMVGVIDSHAPAVQQEIKNLINEGKAYELSDGGIQFEEVTLLLGSEIEVYDDNCLGPIHVLCFLPTLEKIGRFSEWLSTKMKNITLSSQRYYGTAKELQYKVKELEGIFIPAHIFTPFKSLYGKGVRRSLEEVLDPDLIDGVELGLSSDTEMADQIRELHAYTFLTNSDAHSLAKIAREYQEIKMDKPSFKEFFWALHQIEGRKVTKNFGMNPQLGKYHTTVCNKCFSKLPPDTTECPVCGSKKIIKGVFDRIQELKQENNPKRERPPYLYQVPLEYLPALGKRTFEKLLVQFETEMNIIHHVSFEDLVKIVPEKLAHYIIQMRKGKLEIEAGGGGKYGSIKSK is encoded by the coding sequence ATGCTTACAACTTATTTTGCAGATATGCATATTCACGTAGGTAGAGATATATATGGAAAGCCGGTAAAGATAACAGGATCCAAAAGTCTCACACTTACAAATATATTAAAAGAATCCAGCCGGAATAAGGGGATTGACATGGTTGGTGTAATTGATAGCCATGCACCGGCTGTACAACAGGAAATTAAAAACTTAATAAATGAAGGTAAAGCATATGAACTGAGTGATGGTGGTATCCAATTTGAAGAAGTCACTTTATTACTTGGTTCAGAAATAGAGGTTTATGATGATAATTGTTTAGGCCCAATACATGTTCTCTGTTTTCTTCCTACCTTGGAGAAGATTGGTCGTTTTTCTGAATGGCTGTCCACCAAAATGAAAAACATTACGTTAAGCTCTCAAAGATATTACGGAACTGCTAAGGAATTACAATATAAAGTTAAGGAGCTAGAAGGTATCTTTATCCCAGCACATATATTTACTCCATTTAAAAGTCTATATGGTAAAGGAGTAAGAAGATCGTTGGAGGAAGTACTTGACCCAGATTTAATTGATGGTGTTGAGTTGGGCTTAAGTTCTGATACGGAAATGGCTGATCAAATAAGAGAGTTACATGCTTATACATTTCTAACTAATTCGGATGCACACTCTCTAGCAAAAATAGCTAGGGAATATCAAGAAATTAAAATGGACAAACCGTCCTTTAAAGAATTTTTTTGGGCATTACACCAAATAGAGGGAAGAAAAGTTACTAAAAATTTTGGTATGAACCCACAACTAGGTAAATATCACACTACAGTTTGCAACAAATGCTTTTCAAAATTACCTCCGGACACCACAGAGTGCCCAGTTTGTGGTTCTAAAAAAATTATTAAGGGTGTATTCGATCGAATTCAGGAACTAAAACAAGAAAATAATCCTAAAAGAGAACGCCCGCCCTATTTATATCAAGTACCTTTAGAATACCTGCCTGCTCTAGGAAAAAGGACGTTTGAAAAACTGTTAGTGCAATTTGAAACCGAAATGAATATTATTCACCATGTTTCTTTTGAAGATTTAGTTAAAATAGTTCCTGAAAAGCTTGCACACTATATTATTCAGATGCGCAAAGGTAAGCTGGAAATAGAAGCAGGAGGTGGAGGCAAATACGGGAGTATAAAATCAAAATAG
- a CDS encoding SDR family oxidoreductase, whose protein sequence is MKQNKLTNKKIIVTGASSGIGEQIVRHVALNGGIPIMLARSKEKLDKIQHSIKRDYHINSAVYKINLTDIQELELLADRIIKEQKQVHGLINNAGLGYFKYIKDTSWQEIEEMLFLNVNTVIKLTQLFLPHFIEHGQGHIINIASQAGKIATPKSAVYAATKHAVIGYTNGLRLETKEHRIHVTSINLGPVKTNFFTKADPEGSYQKSVEKYMLDPDYVASRVVGVLFKRKREINLPVWMEMGSRLYHIFPGLMERLLKRQFNKK, encoded by the coding sequence ATGAAGCAAAATAAACTAACAAATAAAAAAATTATTGTTACAGGCGCTTCGAGCGGCATTGGAGAACAAATTGTCAGACATGTTGCTTTAAATGGCGGGATTCCAATTATGTTGGCAAGGTCTAAGGAGAAGCTGGATAAGATACAACATTCTATTAAGAGAGATTATCATATTAATAGTGCTGTGTATAAAATTAATTTAACTGACATACAGGAATTAGAATTGCTTGCAGACAGAATTATTAAAGAGCAAAAACAGGTACATGGGTTAATTAATAACGCAGGCTTAGGGTACTTTAAATATATTAAGGATACTAGCTGGCAGGAAATAGAGGAAATGTTATTTTTGAATGTTAATACAGTTATTAAGCTTACTCAGTTATTTTTACCTCACTTTATTGAGCATGGTCAAGGACATATTATTAATATCGCATCACAGGCAGGTAAAATTGCTACACCCAAATCAGCAGTTTATGCAGCAACAAAGCATGCGGTAATCGGTTATACCAATGGCCTGCGATTAGAAACAAAAGAACACCGAATTCATGTCACATCCATTAATCTGGGACCAGTTAAAACGAATTTTTTTACGAAGGCTGATCCAGAGGGAAGCTACCAGAAGAGTGTGGAGAAGTACATGTTAGATCCAGATTATGTAGCAAGTAGGGTCGTTGGTGTTTTATTTAAACGTAAACGGGAAATAAACCTACCAGTATGGATGGAGATGGGTAGCAGACTATATCATATATTTCCTGGTCTTATGGAAAGACTTTTAAAGAGGCAGTTTAATAAAAAGTAA
- a CDS encoding glycerophosphodiester phosphodiesterase has protein sequence MKTEIYAHRGSSLQAPENTMAAFQLAFQQGAQGIETDVQLTKDNIPVLIHDERVNRTTDGKGYVKDYTFKQLKQLDAGAWFSTEFAGATIPSLEEFLKWIGGKPLTLNIELKNNKIDYKNMETIVYDLLRSYDLLDRTILSTFNPNSVQRLRRISQHLNCALLRSRKKRQLISYAKELGANAIHIKYRLLSKSLVQQCKQQRLHIRVYTVNHPKQILRCLDLDVNGIITDVPNIAISYSRKV, from the coding sequence TTGAAAACAGAAATTTATGCTCATCGTGGCTCGAGTCTACAAGCACCTGAAAATACAATGGCCGCTTTTCAATTAGCCTTTCAACAAGGTGCACAAGGCATAGAAACAGATGTTCAGCTTACAAAAGATAATATCCCTGTACTTATTCATGATGAGCGTGTTAATCGTACAACGGACGGAAAAGGGTATGTTAAGGACTATACGTTTAAACAACTAAAACAACTGGATGCCGGTGCTTGGTTCAGTACGGAATTTGCAGGTGCCACCATCCCCTCTCTAGAAGAGTTCCTCAAATGGATCGGTGGAAAACCTCTTACTTTAAATATTGAATTAAAAAACAATAAAATAGATTATAAGAATATGGAAACTATTGTGTATGATTTGCTGCGTTCCTATGATTTATTAGATCGTACCATACTATCAACCTTTAATCCAAACAGCGTACAACGCTTAAGAAGGATCTCTCAACATCTAAACTGTGCATTATTAAGATCGAGAAAAAAAAGGCAGCTTATCAGCTATGCTAAAGAACTTGGTGCAAACGCCATTCATATAAAATACCGGTTATTATCTAAGTCACTTGTTCAACAATGTAAACAGCAAAGGTTACACATTAGAGTCTATACGGTAAACCATCCTAAACAAATATTGCGTTGTCTTGATCTTGATGTTAATGGAATTATTACAGATGTACCAAACATTGCAATAAGCTATTCAAGAAAAGTGTAA
- a CDS encoding NUDIX hydrolase, translating to MNKFEENTIGSKIIYDGKVVHLKVDDVTLPNGKTAKREIINHPGAVAVIAITDENKIVFVEQYRKPLEKSLIELPAGKLEKGEKPEVTAIRELEEETGYTTNNLSLVASFYTSPGFADELMYIYITDEIKKIENPPAGDEDEFVEILELSLDEAKKYVEEERIHDAKTNYAILYLHALGRF from the coding sequence ATGAATAAATTTGAAGAAAACACGATAGGGTCCAAGATAATATATGATGGAAAGGTTGTTCACTTGAAGGTAGATGACGTTACTTTACCTAATGGAAAAACTGCAAAAAGGGAAATTATTAATCACCCAGGAGCTGTAGCAGTTATTGCTATTACCGATGAAAATAAGATAGTCTTTGTGGAGCAGTATCGTAAACCATTGGAAAAATCACTCATTGAGCTTCCGGCAGGAAAACTTGAAAAAGGAGAAAAACCAGAGGTCACTGCCATTCGTGAATTGGAGGAAGAAACAGGATATACAACAAATAATCTTTCCCTTGTTGCATCATTTTATACTTCGCCCGGTTTTGCAGATGAATTAATGTATATCTATATCACTGATGAAATAAAAAAGATAGAAAACCCTCCAGCAGGAGATGAAGATGAATTTGTGGAAATACTTGAGCTTAGCTTGGATGAAGCAAAGAAGTATGTAGAAGAAGAGCGTATCCATGATGCCAAAACAAATTATGCTATTTTATATTTGCATGCGTTGGGGAGATTTTAA
- a CDS encoding aldo/keto reductase has protein sequence MQKNRLGKSELNVSELTLGCMSLGQEQKQAKYIIDFALDHGINHLDTADLYDFGKNEEVVGKAIKGKRDQIVLTSKVGNHFNKEEGNWYWDPSEKHITEGLKDSLKRLQTDYIDFYMLHGGTIEDPIDETIEAFENLKREGLIRAYGISSIRPNVIKEYVKRSNIDAVMMQYNILDRRPEEEILDLLHSNNISVLARGPLAKGMLSNHAAKVISRKGREGFLDYSFEELTNINHDLATLSNETFSLNELALKYTLKHPAIASAVFGASSVEQVEENIVNYRPDPLSDELYSKIKNISKPIVYSAHR, from the coding sequence GTGCAAAAAAATCGATTAGGCAAATCCGAATTAAATGTATCAGAACTAACTCTCGGTTGTATGTCACTCGGTCAAGAACAAAAGCAGGCAAAATATATTATTGATTTCGCATTAGATCATGGTATTAACCACTTAGATACTGCCGACTTATATGATTTTGGAAAAAATGAAGAAGTAGTAGGTAAAGCCATTAAAGGAAAACGTGACCAAATCGTTCTAACATCAAAAGTAGGTAACCATTTTAATAAGGAAGAAGGGAATTGGTATTGGGACCCTTCAGAAAAGCATATTACTGAAGGATTGAAAGATAGTCTTAAGCGACTGCAAACAGACTATATTGATTTTTATATGCTCCATGGAGGTACAATTGAGGACCCAATTGATGAAACTATCGAAGCCTTTGAGAATTTAAAAAGAGAAGGGTTGATTAGAGCCTATGGTATATCATCTATCCGCCCTAATGTTATAAAGGAGTATGTAAAACGTTCCAATATAGATGCTGTAATGATGCAGTACAACATTCTCGACCGAAGACCAGAAGAAGAAATACTCGACTTACTCCACTCCAATAATATTAGTGTTTTGGCAAGAGGCCCACTTGCAAAGGGGATGTTAAGTAATCATGCAGCTAAAGTGATTTCTCGAAAAGGCAGAGAAGGCTTTCTGGATTATAGCTTTGAAGAACTTACAAATATAAATCATGATCTGGCTACACTTAGTAATGAAACCTTCTCTTTAAACGAATTGGCATTAAAATACACACTAAAACACCCAGCCATCGCAAGTGCAGTATTTGGTGCAAGCTCCGTTGAGCAGGTTGAAGAAAATATTGTGAACTACCGTCCAGATCCATTATCAGATGAATTATACTCGAAGATTAAGAATATAAGTAAGCCAATCGTTTATTCTGCTCATAGATAA
- a CDS encoding M20/M25/M40 family metallo-hydrolase: MKSWQSKEQLTELLCSLAHYQSVTGTNAEIALAEYLHHILAEKPYFQSNFNHLNLHPLDDGRHLLTALVKGDSNTKETIILLSHFDVVGTEDYGSLENLAFRPKELTKEMNKIYEQLPSQVQKDLKQGEWLFGRGTMDMKAGLSIHLSMLERAMNGEFNGNILLLTVPDEEVNSKGMLTALPVLNQLKEQENLEFNACLNGEPMFSKYPGDPSYYVYTGSIGKVLPGFYCYGKESHVGEPFAGINPNLMNSFLSQQLELNESFIEKAGDEVTPPPVSLMQRDLKEEYSVQTPQAAVSMYNVLYLQQSFNDLNEKLLDSAKKAAKNIETHVNEKAEKYASMASDFSMSYSKVHVMMYEELYKEAVKRFGQEEIDRIQNLLVNQREQGDRDFSTLLVQELAAMCKDLTPLIVLFYSPPFYPAVSSHQDKNIREVMDYVKNYVADKYNFSLTVSEFFTGLSDLSFIGPVSSKGKLDQLTVNMPLQNNGFTFPSDIMEKLTMPILNIGPLGKDAHQWTERLELSYSFGALPDIVAEAIKQLLKK; this comes from the coding sequence ATGAAAAGTTGGCAATCAAAGGAACAGTTAACTGAATTACTTTGTTCACTTGCACATTATCAAAGTGTAACAGGTACGAATGCGGAAATAGCCTTGGCAGAATATCTACATCATATATTAGCAGAAAAGCCCTATTTCCAATCAAATTTCAACCACTTAAATTTACATCCATTGGATGATGGCAGGCATTTGCTAACTGCACTTGTAAAGGGAGATTCTAATACAAAAGAAACAATAATTTTACTAAGCCATTTTGATGTAGTTGGAACAGAGGATTATGGATCGTTAGAAAATTTAGCATTCCGGCCAAAGGAACTTACAAAGGAAATGAATAAGATTTACGAACAATTACCATCACAAGTGCAAAAAGATCTTAAACAGGGAGAATGGTTGTTTGGCAGAGGTACTATGGATATGAAGGCAGGCTTATCCATACATTTGTCTATGCTTGAAAGGGCTATGAATGGTGAGTTTAATGGCAACATTTTACTTCTTACTGTGCCAGATGAAGAAGTGAACTCAAAAGGTATGTTAACTGCTTTACCAGTTTTAAATCAATTAAAGGAACAGGAAAACCTTGAGTTTAATGCCTGTTTGAATGGAGAGCCTATGTTTAGTAAGTATCCTGGTGATCCTTCTTATTATGTGTATACTGGTTCAATCGGAAAGGTGCTTCCTGGGTTTTATTGTTATGGAAAAGAGTCCCATGTAGGAGAGCCTTTTGCCGGAATAAATCCGAATCTTATGAATAGCTTTCTATCCCAGCAGCTTGAGTTAAACGAGTCATTTATTGAGAAAGCGGGGGATGAAGTAACTCCACCACCTGTGAGTCTTATGCAAAGAGATTTGAAAGAAGAATATTCAGTACAAACGCCGCAAGCTGCTGTTTCTATGTATAATGTTTTATACCTTCAGCAATCCTTTAACGATTTAAATGAAAAATTACTTGATAGTGCTAAAAAAGCTGCAAAAAATATAGAGACACACGTTAATGAAAAAGCGGAAAAGTATGCTTCTATGGCATCTGATTTTAGTATGTCTTACTCAAAAGTGCATGTAATGATGTATGAAGAATTATACAAGGAAGCGGTTAAGCGATTCGGTCAAGAAGAGATAGATAGAATACAAAATTTATTGGTAAATCAGAGAGAACAAGGGGACAGGGATTTTTCTACCTTGCTTGTCCAAGAGTTGGCAGCAATGTGTAAGGACCTCACCCCACTCATAGTCTTGTTTTACAGTCCTCCATTTTATCCAGCGGTATCTTCCCACCAAGACAAGAATATTCGCGAAGTTATGGATTATGTGAAGAATTACGTAGCCGACAAGTATAATTTTTCATTGACTGTGTCCGAATTTTTTACTGGTTTATCCGATTTGAGCTTTATTGGCCCTGTGTCATCCAAAGGGAAGTTGGATCAGTTAACTGTTAATATGCCATTGCAAAATAATGGTTTCACTTTTCCGAGTGATATTATGGAAAAATTAACTATGCCCATTTTAAATATTGGCCCCCTTGGTAAAGATGCACATCAGTGGACAGAACGGCTTGAATTATCATACAGCTTTGGAGCACTACCTGATATTGTGGCTGAAGCAATAAAGCAATTATTAAAAAAATAA